Proteins co-encoded in one Montipora capricornis isolate CH-2021 chromosome 12, ASM3666992v2, whole genome shotgun sequence genomic window:
- the LOC138025406 gene encoding beta-2 adrenergic receptor-like, translating to MNKTASSTQGTSRIMDDVKLVDISLGWKIFTMVVMTIILVLTIIGNIAVIAVQSHSSVLKNIVNSYFLVSLSIADLLVAILVMPCALDTVNTGSWRCGNIWGKFNGFGNFLFCISSIMHLMMLSIDRYMAIARPLRYPLEMTKSRALTLCLILWSYSAVWACLPLFGVSSYECFISYIGTCKAEDWSKNSLNFAFAISVVSGTYGIALISMVYIYFKTGLVIRKQVQRIQKELKDLQQTKDKDFNMNFNNTNSKHGKMAHKLSCNKGVATLLVVTLAYLVCWSPFCIMLFIEIGSGKKINGPFGILAMLVGFVNSCCNPVIYSIKYRRFRLAVASMLGRKNRVSNLSVPAGMTIAGFRRS from the coding sequence ATGAACAAAACCGCTTCGTCGACGCAAGGAACTTCTCGGATCATGGACGACGTTAAGCTTGTAGATATTTCCCTGGGCTGGAAAATTTTCACCATGGTTGTTATGACCATAATTCTCGTATTAACCATCATTGGAAATATCGCAGTCATCGCTGTTCAAAGTCATTCTAGCGTCCTAAAAAATATTGTCAACTCCTACTTCCTTGTGTCTCTATCCATTGCGGATCTTCTGGTTGCTATTTTAGTCATGCCTTGTGCATTGGACACTGTGAACACTGGCTCGTGGAGGTGCGGGAACATTTGGGGCAAGTTCAATGGATTTGGCAACTTTCTATTCTGTATTTCGTCTATAATGCATCTCATGATGTTATCTATTGACCGTTATATGGCAATAGCTAGGCCACTCCGGTATCCACTGGAGATGACAAAGTCAAGAGCTCTTACACTATGCTTGATCTTGTGGAGTTACTCGGCCGTGTGGGCCTGTTTGCCGTTATTTGGAGTTAGTTCATATGAGTGTTTTATTAGTTACATTGGAACCTGTAAGGCGGAGGACTGGTCTAAGAACAGTTTGAATTTTGCATTTGCGATCTCCGTTGTCTCAGGGACGTACGGCATCGCTCTGATTTCAATGGTATATATCTATTTCAAAACCGGTCTAGTTATCCGAAAACAGGTTCAGCGAATTCAAAAAGAGTTAAAAGATCTTCAGCAAACAAAAGACAAAGATTTCAACATGAATTTTAACAATACGAACTCTAAGCATGGTAAAATGGCCCATAAACTGAGCTGCAACAAGGGAGTGGCAACGTTGTTGGTAGTAACATTGGCCTATCTTGTATGCTGGTCACCGTTTTGTATTATGCTTTTTATTGAAATTGGTAGTGGGAAAAAGATCAATGGTCCATTTGGCATTTTGGCAATGCTTGTTGGATTTGTAAATAGTTGCTGTAATCCCGTTATATATTCGATTAAGTACAGGCGTTTCAGATTGGCCGTTGCCAGCATGTTAGGCCGAAAAAATCGGGTGAGCAACCTGTCAGTCCCGGCCGGGATGACGATCGCGGGTTTTCGTCGATCATAA